One stretch of Eupeodes corollae chromosome 2, idEupCoro1.1, whole genome shotgun sequence DNA includes these proteins:
- the LOC129944657 gene encoding uncharacterized protein LOC129944657, giving the protein MCDTRTWVFKLLIVFITIHFSRIQQCHGVNAAIAAVAGVRAGGSSTGMDVIARGPAIDTADVSIDDDDDDDDAFERTSSPEDTLSESQRTNFNSTFNSNSNFRQNRNKDEDDDGNGTGDDDDDDETLAAQSSLSSDRSSAANRLPSDEEATDVDRNRDDGNSNVDDADVDDEDDGSNEGFIANQRKFNNQGTSSAGAAAGQARVPAVPPQQKQSSEESSKRSSILNILQGVDYIGAPSTPQPTSIAPHPQSWDGNTNTAAVVAIATATNADDDVAAGGGGTIDDDDDDEDVDEILQPMVMASDKHHYHSNNGGRVMNPGVGYPIEYNPNRNEESSGSNNLKETPVTNRIKSGGYVSAFEQHKALIRNSRRYGHKTHKKKYKDYLRYNPPTTPSTKSLPTTTISSLRKGILARDRIFSSDDIPRQYYEGHVNYFANTDEDNNNYGDSDRKDQNSRGYHSIAGPRQHHNSHHLRSGGRYRHIGVSPIKANRPHSSVNTDYNGMNYHHLGSRAMLKHQKELEKKIEEYSQYYAKWPHLAQVEDQLFEDEHTDLLYPDEGGSSPGELVLSADDEDDEKKSARKQEEEEANLPPYIKKYRRRNKQLKDLLEGTKPPSTIAPQWSSSVLKPGPIDGSYQNHHHQHRNHHNHRQHRNHQRQHRHKNSKWQIEDLFEEQRANPNNPNKTTVYSEVAKPTPSVVVDSRSTTTTTPTTTTTSTTTLSPFDELLKHENEHLKLLQENKLPAEDVSISRELYDWAIDTSNDQPLGRQEFNQDIVNDDNDDDLDDDYIDLNQNRQHKWKTSNRNASPVKSPTTTTRRPAPSVRRPSVYGSIIRSPPTSTPRPINSFVYHRVVESPRAVGAGQTGRKQRLPFVAITDRRLETSRKGMGNAGVLAHKDFEQNHFPMP; this is encoded by the exons ATGCCTTTGAAAGGACTTCTTCTCCAGAGGATACG CTATCGGAATCTCAAAGGACCAATTTCAACTCGACtttcaacagcaacagcaacttCAGACAGAACCGGAACaaggacgaagacgacgacggcAACGGCACcggcgacgacgatgatgatgacgaaacTCTTGCCGCTCAGTCTTCGTTATCGTCGGATAGATCTTCTGCTGCCAATAGATTGCCATCGGATGAGGAGGCAACTGATGTCGATAGGAATAGGGATGATGGCAATAGCAACGTCGACGATGCTGACgttgatgatgaagatgatggatCCAATGAAGGATTCATTGCAAACCAGCGGAAATTCAATAATCAAGGAACATCATCAGCAGGAGCAGCAGCAGGACAAGCACGAGTACCAGCAGTGCCGCCACAGCAAAAGCAGTCATCAGAggaatcatcaaaaagatcatcGATTCTAAACATCCTGCAAGGAGTGGATTACATAGGAGCCCCAAGTACTCCTCAGCCAACTTCAATAGCGCCGCATCCTCAATCATGGGATGGAAATACGAACACCGCTGCTGTTGTCGCTATCGCCACCGCCACcaatgctgatgatgatgttgctgctggtggtggtggtactattgatgatgatgatgacgatgaagatgTAGACGAGATTCTTCAGCCGATGGTAATGGCATCGGATAAGCATCATTACCATTCGAATAATGGCGGACGTGTGATGAACCCAGGAGTTGGTTATCCAATCGAATATAATCCGAATCGTAATGAGGAGTCAAGTGGGTCAAACAATCTGAAGGAAACTCCGGTAACGAACCGTATCAAGTCGG GAGGCTATGTATCTGCTTTTGAACAGCATAAGGCACTCATCCGAAATAGCAGACGCTACGGCCACAAGACTCACAAAAAGAAGTACAAGGATTACTTGCGCTATAATCCGCCCACAACACCATCAACAAAATCCCTACCAACAACCACCATAAGTTCTCTAAGAAAGGGCATATTGGCACGTGATAGGATTTTCAGCTCGGACGACATTCCAAGACAATACTACGAAGGACATGTGAATTACTTTGCAAACACTGACGAGGACAATAATAATTACGGAGACAGCGATAGAAAAGATCAGAATTCCAGAGGTTACCACTCTATTGCAGGACCACGTCAACATCACAATTCCCATCATTTGCGCAGTGGTGGGCGTTACCGGCATATTGGAGTGAGTCCTATCAAAGCGAATCGGCCACATTCGTCAGTCAACACCGATTACAATGGAATGAATTATCACCATCTTGGATCACGTGCTATGCTAAAGCATCAGAAGGAACTCGAGAAGAAGATCGAAGAGTACTCACAGTATTACGCCAAGTGGCCACATCTAGCTCAAGTCGAAGATCAGCTTTTCGAGGATGAACACACTGATTTGTTGTATCCCGATGAGGGTGGTTCAAGTCCCGGGGAGTTGGTGCTCTCAGctgacgatgaagatgatgaaaaGAAATCAGCTAGAAAACAAGAAGAGGAAGAAGCAAACCTCCCACCATACATCAAAAAATATCGTCGGCGCAACAAACAGCTGAAGGATCTTCTCGAAGGCACTAAACCTCCATCAACCATCGCACCACAATGGTCCAGCTCAGTTCTAAAGCCAGGTCCAATCGATGGAAGCTACCAGAACCACCACCATCAACATCGGAATCATCACAACCATCGACAACATCGAAACCATCAGCGTCAACATCGGCACAAGAACTCCAAATGGCAGATTGAAGATCTGTTCGAAGAGCAACGCGCCAACCCGAACAatccaaacaaaacaacagtCTACAGCGAAGTAGCCAAGCCGACTCCATCGGTCGTCGTGGACAGCAGaagcaccaccaccaccaccccaACGACGACAACCACATCCACCACCACTCTCTCACCGTTCGATGAACTGCTCAAGCACGAAAACGAACATCTCAAGCTTCTGCAGGAGAACAAACTCCCAGCTGAAGATGTCAGTATTTCACGAGAACTCTACGACTGGGCGATAGACACCAGCAATGATCAACCACTCGGTCGTCAGGAATTCAATCAAGACATCgtcaacgacgacaacgatgacgaccTCGATGACGACTACATCGATCTCAATCAAAATCGTCAACACAAATGGAAGACCTCCAATCGTAATGCAAGTCCTGTAAAATCTCCAACAACCACAACAAGACGTCCTGCGCCTTCTGTACGAAGACCAAGCGTCTATGGTTCCATAATCAGATCACCGCCCACAAGCACGCCACGACCCATAAATTCGTTTGTCTATCACAGAGTGGTCGAATCACCGAGAGCTGTGGGAGCCGGACAAACCGGACGGAAACAACGATTACCCTTTGTTGCGATAACCGATAGGCGCTTAGAAACCTCACGAAAGGGCATGGGTAATGCTGGAGTACTCGCCCACAAAGACTTTGAACAGAATCACTTTCCGATGCCttaa